One Methanocaldococcus infernus ME DNA segment encodes these proteins:
- the sepS gene encoding O-phosphoserine--tRNA ligase — translation MGFNIEEVSELAKKDFEKAWIETKKLIKEKRINERYPRIKLSYGKPHPVMETIERLREAYLRLGFEEVINPIIVDEQDIYKQFGPEAMAVLDRCFYLAGLPRPDVGLGREKIEIIEELGVKLNEEKAESLRRVLHSYKKGAIDGDDLTYKIAEALNISDELSLKILEKAFPEFKELKPESSKLTLRSHMTSGWFITLSSLIKNRELPIKLFSIDRCFRREQREDKSHLMSYHSASCVLASEDVSVDDGMAIAEALLEQFGFKRFKFKPDEKRSKYYTPETQTEVYAYHPKLGWLEVATFGIYSPVALANYRIDVPVLNLGLGVERLAMILYNYEDVRAMVYPQFYRQRLSDRELAKEIKVDNVPVLDELYNLTNKLIDEAIRNKDKESPVSIVIKENIEFNSVEREITVELFEKEENKRLLGPSALNEVYVYDGSIYGVPKSLEGVKEEYKELISKILADGVSTGIRYIDGIMFKLTSKIEEALLSNIEEFNFRVTIVRGLSDINLKISDLALKQIMGENKVIDVRGPVFLNAKVYIR, via the coding sequence ATGGGATTCAATATTGAGGAAGTATCTGAATTAGCAAAGAAAGACTTTGAAAAGGCTTGGATAGAAACTAAGAAGTTGATAAAGGAGAAGAGAATTAATGAGAGGTATCCAAGGATTAAGCTAAGTTATGGAAAACCACATCCTGTTATGGAAACCATTGAAAGATTGAGAGAAGCTTATCTAAGGTTAGGTTTTGAAGAGGTTATAAACCCTATTATTGTTGATGAGCAAGATATCTATAAGCAGTTTGGCCCTGAAGCTATGGCTGTCCTTGACAGATGTTTCTACCTTGCTGGCTTACCAAGGCCAGATGTTGGTTTAGGTAGAGAGAAAATAGAGATTATTGAAGAGTTGGGGGTTAAGTTAAATGAGGAGAAAGCTGAAAGTTTAAGGAGAGTTTTACACAGCTATAAGAAGGGAGCTATAGATGGAGATGACTTAACCTATAAGATAGCTGAAGCTCTAAATATAAGTGATGAGCTCTCCCTAAAAATTTTGGAAAAGGCTTTTCCAGAGTTTAAGGAGCTAAAGCCAGAGAGTAGTAAGCTAACTTTAAGAAGTCACATGACATCAGGATGGTTTATAACACTCAGTAGCCTAATAAAGAATAGAGAATTGCCAATAAAATTATTTTCAATAGATAGATGTTTTAGAAGAGAGCAGAGAGAGGATAAGAGTCATTTAATGAGTTATCACTCAGCTTCTTGTGTTTTGGCTTCTGAGGATGTTAGTGTTGATGATGGAATGGCAATAGCTGAAGCTCTCTTAGAACAGTTTGGCTTTAAAAGATTTAAATTTAAGCCTGATGAGAAGAGGAGTAAATACTACACTCCAGAGACTCAGACTGAGGTTTATGCCTATCATCCAAAGCTTGGCTGGTTGGAAGTGGCTACCTTTGGAATCTATTCTCCAGTGGCATTGGCAAACTATAGGATAGATGTCCCTGTGTTAAACCTTGGTTTAGGAGTTGAGAGGTTAGCCATGATATTGTATAACTATGAAGATGTTAGAGCAATGGTTTATCCTCAATTTTATAGGCAAAGGTTGAGTGATAGAGAGTTGGCTAAGGAGATAAAGGTTGATAATGTCCCAGTGTTAGATGAGCTATATAACTTAACCAATAAATTGATTGATGAAGCTATAAGAAATAAGGATAAGGAGAGTCCAGTATCTATAGTGATTAAGGAGAATATTGAGTTTAATAGTGTTGAGAGGGAAATAACAGTAGAGTTATTTGAAAAAGAAGAAAATAAAAGATTGTTGGGACCATCAGCATTAAATGAGGTTTATGTTTATGATGGCTCAATATATGGAGTTCCTAAGAGCTTAGAGGGTGTTAAGGAGGAATATAAGGAGTTAATAAGTAAGATATTGGCTGATGGAGTTAGTACAGGGATAAGATATATTGATGGAATTATGTTTAAGCTAACTTCTAAGATTGAAGAGGCTCTACTCTCTAACATAGAAGAGTTCAATTTTAGAGTAACCATAGTTAGAGGATTAAGTGATATAAACTTAAAGATTAGTGACTTAGCCTTAAAACAAATTATGGGTGAGAATAAGGTTATAGATGTTAGGGGGCCTGTATTCTTAAATGCTAAGGTGTACATAAGATGA
- a CDS encoding MnmC family methyltransferase: MLPQREALKVIRKYIPIYDGDNEEKLKVRILEEIKKFLVKTEDGTFTLKAEDENEKMHSSMGSLKEAIYKFVKPTELEYKKKPFILDLCSGLTYNAVSALHFNKDAKIHMVEICEEVLFLSLFLEIPFKEHEIVKDKIREYFLNKLGYSYKSKYKNIILDVADARKINLYNYDIIFHDAFSPKRDPTLYTYNFLKKLYSHLNKEGVLVSYSSSIPFRRALVESNYIIVERKSPERKRGITLAYKEKSTEERINEVDERLIALSINSIPYIDKNLSWSREKIKEYREKIKREIKNELIKKNIYIPTKKIRAGKVSEKILKIQKERGNSTEIIKRMSEVIGWDSILRKYLN; this comes from the coding sequence ATGCTACCACAGAGGGAAGCTCTTAAAGTAATTAGGAAGTATATCCCTATTTATGATGGAGATAATGAAGAGAAGCTAAAAGTGAGAATCTTAGAGGAGATAAAGAAATTTTTAGTGAAAACTGAAGATGGAACTTTTACATTAAAGGCTGAGGATGAAAATGAAAAGATGCACTCTTCTATGGGATCCTTAAAAGAGGCTATTTATAAGTTTGTTAAACCAACAGAGCTTGAATATAAAAAGAAACCTTTTATCTTAGACCTCTGCTCAGGCTTAACATATAATGCTGTTTCAGCTCTGCACTTTAATAAAGATGCTAAGATACACATGGTAGAGATCTGTGAGGAAGTTCTCTTCCTATCTCTATTCTTGGAGATTCCATTTAAAGAGCATGAGATAGTTAAAGATAAGATAAGGGAATATTTTTTAAATAAGCTTGGTTATTCATACAAAAGTAAATATAAAAACATTATTTTGGATGTTGCTGATGCAAGGAAAATTAACCTTTACAACTATGATATAATTTTTCATGATGCCTTCTCTCCAAAGAGAGATCCTACTCTTTACACATACAACTTTTTAAAAAAGCTCTATAGCCACTTAAATAAAGAGGGAGTTTTAGTTTCCTACTCCTCCTCTATCCCATTTAGAAGAGCTTTAGTTGAATCTAACTATATAATAGTAGAGAGAAAAAGTCCAGAGAGGAAGAGAGGGATAACCTTAGCTTATAAAGAGAAAAGCACTGAGGAGAGAATAAATGAGGTTGATGAGAGATTAATAGCTTTATCTATAAACTCCATCCCATATATAGATAAAAACTTATCATGGAGTAGGGAAAAGATTAAAGAGTATAGAGAGAAAATTAAGAGGGAAATAAAAAATGAATTGATTAAAAAGAATATTTACATACCAACAAAAAAGATTAGAGCTGGGAAAGTTAGTGAGAAGATCTTAAAAATCCAAAAAGAGAGAGGGAATTCAACAGAGATTATAAAGAGGATGTCAGAAGTGATAGGATGGGATTCAATATTGAGGAAGTATCTGAATTAG
- a CDS encoding ThiF family adenylyltransferase gives MDEVEELEKKLKPRGEVSIIGCGRLGVRVAFNLLEVHRGGAEKVYLFDSAKIEENDIVHRRLGGKVGEYKVDLVKRFFGERAEVYRTNINKDNLHLIKGDVVIICIAGGNTIPITREIVNYCHERGIKTIGSNGVFGIEEKVYIDDSQYTKGPAKLLGVKNHTVVGTRKFIKDGEPITPYTLDEIAKKMVILCLKYLYYG, from the coding sequence ATGGATGAAGTTGAAGAGTTAGAAAAAAAATTAAAGCCAAGAGGAGAGGTTTCAATAATTGGCTGTGGAAGGTTGGGGGTTAGAGTAGCCTTCAACCTCTTAGAGGTTCATAGAGGAGGGGCTGAAAAGGTTTATCTCTTTGACTCAGCAAAGATTGAGGAGAATGATATTGTTCATAGAAGACTTGGAGGAAAGGTTGGAGAGTATAAGGTTGATCTTGTTAAAAGATTCTTTGGAGAGAGGGCTGAAGTCTATAGGACTAATATAAATAAAGATAACTTACACCTTATTAAGGGAGATGTTGTTATCATTTGCATAGCTGGAGGAAATACAATACCAATAACAAGAGAGATAGTAAATTATTGTCATGAGAGGGGAATTAAAACTATAGGCTCAAATGGTGTCTTTGGAATAGAGGAGAAGGTTTACATTGATGATAGCCAATACACTAAGGGGCCTGCTAAGCTGTTAGGTGTTAAAAACCACACTGTTGTGGGAACAAGAAAGTTTATTAAAGATGGGGAACCAATAACCCCTTATACATTAGATGAGATAGCCAAAAAAATGGTTATTCTCTGCTTAAAATATCTTTATTATGGTTAA
- a CDS encoding potassium channel family protein — translation METHEKIIVGILAIFSIILLESLILSITEHWDFFTAFYTAVVTISTVGYGDYTPKTFLGKLSVIIYIFAGVGAVAYTLSNVASFFIEGHFKRYFRLKRMRDRIKKLENHYIICGFGRLGRIVAYELEKNNIPYIVIDKDEEKLKEEIEKNPNFLCIHGDATQDETLEKAKIKKAKGLITVVGSDAENVFITLSAKKLNPNIFIVSKADAPSTLDKLIKAGADRAVCPYTVGGMEIARLAISPEIVEFIHSLVATKEDMEIRRFEVKNKELDGVSIKDSKIREKTGATILVVVKDGKYITNPPPELKLNVGDIIYAFGTCEQLDKLKKYLGE, via the coding sequence ATGGAAACTCATGAGAAAATTATTGTTGGGATTTTAGCTATATTCTCTATTATCCTCTTAGAATCTTTAATTTTAAGTATTACAGAGCATTGGGATTTTTTCACTGCTTTCTATACAGCAGTTGTAACCATCTCCACAGTTGGTTATGGAGACTACACCCCCAAAACCTTTCTTGGAAAGCTTTCAGTTATCATCTACATCTTTGCTGGAGTTGGGGCTGTAGCTTATACATTAAGTAATGTTGCCAGCTTCTTTATAGAGGGGCATTTTAAAAGATACTTTAGGCTGAAAAGGATGAGAGATAGAATAAAAAAGTTGGAAAATCATTATATTATCTGTGGTTTTGGAAGGCTTGGAAGGATAGTAGCTTATGAGCTTGAGAAGAATAATATTCCTTATATAGTTATAGATAAAGATGAAGAGAAGTTAAAGGAGGAAATAGAAAAAAATCCTAACTTTCTCTGTATCCATGGAGATGCTACTCAGGATGAAACCTTAGAGAAAGCTAAGATAAAGAAGGCTAAAGGTTTAATAACTGTTGTGGGCTCAGATGCTGAGAATGTCTTTATAACATTATCAGCCAAAAAATTGAATCCAAATATCTTTATTGTGTCTAAAGCTGATGCTCCATCTACATTAGACAAGTTAATAAAGGCTGGAGCTGATAGAGCTGTCTGCCCCTACACTGTTGGAGGAATGGAAATAGCAAGGTTGGCAATATCTCCTGAGATTGTTGAGTTTATCCATTCATTAGTGGCTACAAAGGAAGACATGGAAATTAGAAGATTTGAAGTTAAAAATAAAGAGTTAGATGGAGTCTCTATAAAAGATTCCAAGATTAGAGAGAAAACTGGAGCTACTATACTGGTGGTTGTAAAGGATGGAAAATATATAACCAACCCTCCACCTGAGTTAAAGCTGAATGTTGGAGATATTATTTATGCATTTGGAACCTGTGAGCAGTTGGATAAGTTAAAGAAATACTTAGGGGAGTAA
- the mvp gene encoding hyperpolarization-activated voltage-gated potassium channel has product MGKIKELLSLIFTLEIAISFILSTYHIHSQVLFILDYIAILYFTFETLYNFYKAKCKKEFFKDIYNIIDTIVIIAFVLYTLNIFYSKVLVNLRLINLIRILVLLRIIKIRKIEKYPEVINFLTLLILCFISSCFIWVFEGEVNPEINNFFDAFYFTTISITTVGYGDITPKTEAGKLIIIFSVLLFISGIITSIQKALRGEDGNS; this is encoded by the coding sequence ATGGGAAAAATTAAAGAACTTTTAAGCTTAATTTTCACATTGGAGATAGCTATTTCCTTTATACTCTCAACCTATCATATACATTCTCAAGTTCTTTTTATCTTGGATTATATAGCTATCCTCTACTTCACTTTTGAAACTCTTTACAATTTTTACAAGGCTAAGTGCAAAAAGGAGTTTTTTAAAGATATTTATAATATTATAGATACTATAGTTATTATAGCTTTTGTTCTTTACACCCTAAATATTTTCTACTCAAAGGTTTTAGTTAATTTAAGGCTTATCAACTTGATAAGAATCTTAGTTTTGCTTAGAATTATAAAAATAAGGAAGATAGAGAAGTATCCAGAGGTTATTAACTTTCTAACTCTCTTAATTCTCTGCTTTATATCTTCCTGCTTTATCTGGGTTTTTGAGGGTGAGGTTAATCCAGAAATAAATAACTTCTTTGATGCCTTTTACTTTACAACCATCTCAATAACAACAGTTGGTTATGGAGATATAACCCCAAAAACTGAGGCTGGGAAGTTAATTATTATCTTTTCTGTCCTTTTATTTATCTCAGGGATCATTACATCTATACAGAAGGCTTTAAGAGGAGAAGATGGAAACTCATGA
- a CDS encoding M48 family metalloprotease yields the protein MKVYYFLLKFNVEEPILIVLFGLIYVLIELVQSYFIRKLETEADLLASKAVGAKTYIRALCKLHSSNYLPKSFGFLNMFYRHPPLEKRLKRIAKKFNIPEEEVEEIIEKYYRR from the coding sequence ATTAAAGTTTATTACTTCCTATTAAAGTTTAATGTTGAGGAGCCAATATTAATAGTCTTATTTGGTCTTATCTATGTGCTAATAGAGTTAGTTCAAAGCTACTTTATTAGAAAGCTTGAAACTGAAGCTGATCTATTAGCATCTAAAGCTGTTGGAGCTAAAACATATATTAGGGCTTTATGTAAGTTACACTCCTCCAACTATCTCCCTAAGAGCTTTGGATTTTTAAATATGTTTTATAGACACCCTCCATTAGAAAAGAGGCTAAAGAGGATAGCAAAGAAATTTAACATCCCTGAGGAAGAGGTTGAGGAAATTATTGAAAAATATTATAGAAGATAA
- a CDS encoding M56 family metallopeptidase produces MRALKLIFILLLINSVYSINVSVNLDSYGWIKIESKNNISPIISNLSYLELNKFKEDSNYFYSLKVPLDKKREILTFNFKNLSNLTLNEVSCAKFLKINDYSLNGSILRVKYSLNLPIIILCIALFLIMIVSTILISLKIKALFKSKPLSVEEKSKVIKKYNSLLFLNSIVIAILFLLSLIVCDSPLLLSYFLNISPTIIFPALFLVVFLIVFIPIFINLKEISNFYDEKVTGKEYLKTLIVLIIIVLPIVGVFIFLISGMSEKIIEPFKKEFYNLPFVLRISFWIIFYSIIFNIYYKLIDLLFKKVGFVKVEEADERIKSWTNELSKKLNVSPPKKIEVIKSPMANAYIKGLFRERLVLTTKLLESLNEDEIKGIIAHELAHRKKIHVKIGFLGNIVITIIIFSILYYFLLKFITSY; encoded by the coding sequence ATGAGAGCTTTAAAGCTAATTTTTATACTTTTACTAATTAACTCAGTTTATTCTATAAATGTTAGTGTCAATTTAGATAGCTATGGCTGGATTAAGATTGAGTCTAAAAATAATATCTCTCCCATAATCTCCAACCTTTCCTACTTAGAATTAAATAAGTTTAAAGAAGACTCTAATTATTTTTATTCTTTGAAGGTTCCATTAGATAAAAAGAGGGAAATTTTAACCTTTAACTTTAAAAATCTTAGTAACCTAACTTTAAATGAAGTAAGCTGTGCCAAATTTCTAAAGATTAATGATTATTCTCTAAATGGCTCTATTTTAAGGGTTAAGTATTCTCTCAACCTTCCAATAATTATACTCTGTATAGCACTTTTTCTTATAATGATAGTTTCAACTATATTAATAAGCTTGAAAATTAAGGCTCTCTTTAAATCCAAGCCATTGAGTGTAGAGGAAAAGAGTAAGGTTATAAAAAAATATAACTCTCTATTATTTCTTAACTCTATAGTTATTGCTATTCTTTTCCTACTTTCTTTAATAGTTTGTGATTCTCCTTTACTACTCTCTTACTTCCTAAATATCTCTCCAACTATTATTTTTCCTGCCTTATTTTTAGTGGTGTTCTTAATCGTCTTTATCCCAATCTTTATAAACTTAAAAGAGATAAGCAACTTTTATGATGAAAAGGTTACAGGAAAAGAGTATTTAAAAACCCTTATTGTTTTAATCATAATAGTTCTTCCAATAGTTGGGGTATTTATTTTCTTAATTAGTGGGATGTCAGAAAAGATAATAGAGCCATTTAAGAAAGAGTTCTATAATCTTCCTTTTGTCTTAAGAATTTCATTTTGGATCATCTTCTATTCAATTATCTTTAACATCTACTATAAACTTATTGATCTTCTCTTTAAAAAAGTTGGATTTGTTAAAGTTGAGGAAGCTGATGAAAGAATTAAATCTTGGACCAATGAGCTTAGTAAAAAATTAAATGTCTCTCCTCCTAAGAAAATAGAGGTTATAAAATCTCCAATGGCAAATGCTTATATAAAAGGATTGTTCAGAGAGAGGTTAGTCCTAACCACTAAATTACTTGAATCTTTAAATGAAGATGAAATTAAAGGAATAATTGCCCATGAGTTAGCACATAGGAAGAAGATACATGTTAAAATAGGCTTTCTTGGGAATATAGTTATAACCATTATTATCTTCTCAATCCTCTATTACTTCCTATTAAAGTTTATTACTTCCTATTAA
- a CDS encoding SDH family Clp fold serine proteinase produces MSSDFFFFILFFLLFLYPEFSMRIRVMKRLRCIREIEKERKSRVIALIHRQEILSLFGIPIYRYITIEDSEEILRAIRLTPDNMPIDLIIHTPGGIALAAEQIALALKEHKAETRVIIPHYAMSGGTLIALAADKIIMDKNAVLGPVDPQLGQYPAASIIETYYKKGEKVSDEFLVLYDVAKKAIKQMEDFVYELLKDKYGEEKAKELAKILTEGRWTHDYPLTVSKLKELGLEIDTNVPKKVYKLLELYPQAGRNRPSVYYIPTPYKKKEE; encoded by the coding sequence ATGAGTAGTGACTTTTTCTTTTTTATCCTCTTCTTTCTCCTCTTCTTATATCCTGAATTTTCCATGAGAATTAGAGTGATGAAGAGGTTAAGGTGTATAAGGGAAATTGAAAAGGAGAGGAAGAGTAGGGTTATTGCTCTTATACATAGGCAAGAGATACTAAGCTTATTTGGAATTCCAATATATAGGTATATAACTATAGAGGATAGTGAAGAGATCTTAAGAGCTATAAGGTTAACCCCTGACAATATGCCAATAGATTTAATTATACATACTCCAGGAGGGATAGCCTTAGCTGCAGAGCAGATAGCTTTAGCATTGAAGGAGCATAAGGCAGAGACAAGGGTTATAATTCCACACTATGCCATGAGTGGAGGAACATTAATAGCTTTAGCTGCTGATAAGATAATTATGGATAAAAATGCTGTCCTTGGCCCAGTTGATCCTCAACTCGGCCAATATCCAGCAGCTTCTATTATAGAGACTTACTACAAAAAAGGAGAGAAGGTTTCAGATGAATTTTTAGTTCTCTATGATGTTGCTAAGAAAGCTATAAAGCAGATGGAAGATTTTGTTTATGAGCTGTTAAAAGATAAGTATGGAGAAGAGAAGGCTAAAGAGTTGGCTAAGATCTTAACAGAGGGAAGATGGACACATGACTATCCTCTAACTGTTAGTAAGTTAAAAGAGCTTGGGCTGGAAATAGATACTAATGTTCCTAAGAAGGTTTATAAGCTCTTAGAACTTTATCCACAGGCTGGAAGAAATAGGCCATCTGTTTATTACATCCCAACACCTTACAAGAAGAAAGAGGAATAA
- the pyrG gene encoding glutamine hydrolyzing CTP synthase, translated as MKFIFITGGVISSLGKGITAASIGRLLKSRGFKVNMIKIDPYLQIDAGTMSPYEHGEVFVTEDGGETDLDLGHYERFIDENLTRDNNITTGKIYWNVLTKERRGEYLGKTVQVIPHITNEIKDWIKRLGKGYDVTIVEIGGTVGDIESLPFLEAIRQMKKDLGKENTLYIHVSLLPYIRAAGELKTKPTQHSVKELRSIGIQPDILICRTELPINDKIREKLALFCDVDKEAVIEARDARTIYEVPLNLEKEGLGKLITKKLNLEDRKPNLEDWRRFVDRVINPMNEITIGIVGKYVELRDAYLSIIEALIHAGAKNDTRVNINWIHAEHLEREDYREILDKYREENKLDGILVPGGFGERGVEGKINAIRYARENNIPFLGICMGLQCAVIEFARNVCNLEGANSTEFDPETKHPVIDLLPEQKEVKEKGGTMRLGAYKAILKEGTLVHKLYGRKEVYERHRHRYEVNPEYHEILEKHGLIISGTSPDGRLVEFIELNNDYFVATQAHPEFKSRPNKPHPLFDGLVKACLRRGKE; from the coding sequence ATGAAATTTATATTTATAACTGGTGGAGTTATTTCCTCTTTAGGAAAGGGGATAACAGCAGCATCTATTGGAAGATTGCTGAAATCAAGAGGGTTTAAAGTGAATATGATAAAGATAGATCCCTACTTACAAATAGATGCTGGAACCATGTCTCCCTATGAGCATGGTGAAGTGTTTGTAACTGAAGATGGTGGAGAGACAGATCTTGACTTGGGACATTATGAAAGATTTATAGATGAGAATTTAACAAGGGATAATAATATAACAACAGGAAAAATTTATTGGAATGTTCTTACAAAGGAGAGAAGAGGAGAGTATTTAGGAAAAACTGTTCAAGTTATTCCTCATATAACAAATGAAATTAAGGATTGGATCAAGAGGTTGGGAAAGGGTTATGATGTTACAATTGTTGAGATTGGTGGAACTGTTGGAGACATTGAGAGCTTACCCTTCTTAGAGGCTATTAGACAGATGAAGAAGGATTTGGGGAAAGAGAATACTTTATATATCCATGTCTCTCTCCTTCCCTACATAAGAGCTGCTGGAGAGCTGAAGACTAAGCCAACCCAGCATAGTGTTAAGGAGTTAAGGAGTATTGGGATACAGCCAGATATCTTAATATGTAGAACAGAACTACCAATAAATGATAAGATTAGGGAAAAATTGGCTTTATTTTGTGATGTAGATAAAGAGGCTGTAATAGAGGCAAGAGATGCAAGAACTATTTATGAAGTCCCTTTAAACTTAGAAAAGGAAGGTTTGGGGAAGTTAATAACTAAAAAGTTAAACCTTGAAGATAGGAAGCCAAACTTAGAAGACTGGAGGAGGTTTGTTGATAGAGTTATAAACCCAATGAATGAAATAACAATAGGGATAGTGGGAAAGTATGTTGAGCTTAGGGATGCTTATCTAAGTATTATTGAAGCTCTTATACATGCTGGGGCTAAGAATGATACAAGAGTTAATATAAATTGGATACATGCTGAACACTTGGAGAGAGAGGATTATAGGGAAATCTTGGATAAGTATAGAGAAGAGAATAAATTAGATGGAATATTAGTTCCTGGAGGGTTTGGAGAGAGAGGGGTAGAGGGGAAGATAAATGCTATAAGATATGCAAGAGAAAATAACATTCCTTTCTTAGGCATCTGTATGGGGCTACAGTGTGCTGTTATTGAATTTGCAAGGAATGTCTGTAACTTAGAAGGGGCTAATTCAACAGAGTTTGATCCAGAGACTAAGCATCCTGTTATTGACCTACTTCCAGAACAAAAGGAAGTTAAGGAGAAAGGAGGAACAATGAGGTTAGGGGCTTATAAAGCTATTTTAAAAGAGGGAACATTGGTTCATAAACTCTATGGGAGAAAGGAGGTTTATGAGAGACATAGGCATAGATATGAGGTTAATCCAGAGTATCATGAAATATTGGAGAAGCATGGCTTAATCATCTCTGGAACCTCTCCTGATGGTAGGTTAGTTGAGTTCATTGAGCTAAACAATGATTACTTTGTAGCTACTCAGGCACATCCTGAGTTCAAGTCAAGGCCTAATAAGCCACATCCTCTATTTGATGGCTTAGTTAAAGCATGCCTAAGGAGAGGGAAAGAATGA